The following proteins are co-located in the Deinococcus metallilatus genome:
- a CDS encoding MBL fold metallo-hydrolase, protein MTAPDLALTRVHGTLHALQVPIPYPMKTVTVLIDTGGPVTLIDTALDTPEARGAIEDGLAALGLHWPDVERVIITHHHPDHYGLAGVVEERSGAAVQMLDVEIGRGERYWHLWEEWLPGHTKHMQDHGLPRELVETLGQESRRTRARVHPASRVEPLREGQMVPLAGSDWEVLWLPGHADGHLGLWNEAESLLIAGDAILPRISPNVGLYAYTRPDPLGDYLQTLGKLEALNPARAVVGHHGPVMDGVQARARQLRDHHHERLDFIRAEATRQPRHAYDLSLAMFPRDLNTAGRRFALAETLAHAEHLHLLGQLARTWQGEAWVYHG, encoded by the coding sequence ATGACCGCACCTGACCTCGCGCTCACCCGCGTCCACGGCACGCTGCATGCCCTCCAGGTGCCCATCCCCTACCCGATGAAGACCGTGACGGTCCTGATCGACACGGGCGGTCCCGTCACGCTGATCGACACGGCGCTCGACACACCCGAGGCGAGGGGGGCCATCGAGGACGGCCTCGCGGCGCTGGGCCTGCACTGGCCGGATGTGGAGCGGGTGATCATCACGCACCACCACCCGGACCACTACGGGCTGGCGGGCGTGGTGGAGGAACGCAGCGGCGCGGCGGTGCAGATGCTCGACGTGGAGATCGGGCGCGGCGAACGCTACTGGCACCTGTGGGAGGAGTGGCTCCCGGGCCACACCAAGCACATGCAGGACCACGGCCTGCCGCGCGAACTCGTCGAGACGCTGGGGCAGGAAAGCCGCCGCACCCGCGCCCGCGTTCACCCCGCCAGCCGCGTCGAGCCGCTGCGCGAGGGACAGATGGTCCCGCTGGCGGGGAGCGATTGGGAGGTGCTATGGCTCCCCGGCCACGCCGACGGGCACCTGGGCCTCTGGAACGAGGCAGAGAGCCTCCTGATCGCCGGGGACGCCATCCTGCCGCGCATCAGCCCGAACGTGGGCCTCTACGCCTACACCCGTCCCGATCCACTGGGCGACTACCTCCAGACGCTCGGCAAGCTGGAGGCGCTGAACCCGGCCCGCGCGGTGGTCGGACACCACGGCCCCGTCATGGACGGTGTGCAGGCCCGCGCCCGGCAACTGCGCGACCACCACCACGAGCGGCTGGACTTCATCCGGGCGGAGGCGACCCGTCAGCCGCGTCACGCCTACGACCTCTCGCTGGCCATGTTCCCGCGCGACCTGAACACCGCCGGGCGGCGCTTCGCCCTGGCCGAGACGCTCGCGCACGCCGAGCACCTGCACCTGCTGGGGCAACTGGCGCGCACCTGGCAGGGAGAGG
- a CDS encoding metallophosphoesterase family protein, which translates to MRALVISDTHGLLRPEVLSLAREADATLHAGDVGQPEVLEALRAATPGPVYAVRGNVDRTPPLSDLPETLLVELGGVWVYLLHDLHGLDLSPEAAGIRVVISGHTHAPRLEERGGVTFLNPGSVGPRRFRLPVACAWLHLKGGGVRTESLTLLR; encoded by the coding sequence ATGCGCGCGCTGGTGATCTCGGACACGCACGGCCTGCTGCGCCCGGAAGTGCTGTCCCTGGCGCGGGAGGCGGACGCCACGCTGCACGCGGGCGATGTGGGCCAGCCGGAGGTGCTGGAGGCCCTGCGCGCCGCCACCCCCGGTCCCGTCTATGCCGTGCGCGGCAACGTGGACCGTACGCCGCCCCTCTCCGACCTGCCGGAAACGCTGCTGGTGGAGCTGGGGGGCGTGTGGGTGTACCTCCTGCACGACCTGCACGGCCTGGACCTCTCGCCGGAGGCGGCGGGGATTCGGGTGGTCATCAGCGGCCACACCCACGCGCCGAGGCTGGAGGAACGGGGCGGCGTGACCTTCCTGAATCCCGGCTCGGTGGGGCCGCGCCGCTTCCGGCTGCCGGTGGCGTGTGCCTGGCTGCACCTGAAAGGCGGCGGGGTGCGCACCGAGTCACTCACCCTGTTGCGCTGA